In a single window of the Daphnia carinata strain CSIRO-1 chromosome 4, CSIRO_AGI_Dcar_HiC_V3, whole genome shotgun sequence genome:
- the LOC130687683 gene encoding uncharacterized protein LOC130687683 isoform X2: MMAGRSGMARSILIVYLFLLSTGHPVESKADNSAKEHSRVRQLSGNQYQSQYGIVQPENAANHRTNSTVSRHLFAWSEMAVQSSDKLPPATLASSSLSETARSSSVIHRRKKANVAQRKPLELRQKKARQMKRNSKKVGRSNLKSVSSLKKSLDNEEEEEEEEEGDEEEEEGDDEEGEEEEEEEGGEEEGEESDVEEDNEDADAEEDDETNPRIGKPTTTTTTTPLIPTASAEVGQDFIDRSSESNGADNRQQAEGNAATSSVLREPGTNDEDATTERPPAHRVDGVENEVVVDETDDVKVDLISGSLGGDVSPSHANRTDVGNAEKSEDERAKGDQSGNIELSPAAPSRGFDNEIDSSEDDGRKDADVSLSNVISEEKLQTVQPSKIESALSQEDEHEEANEIRAQVQPAIKSSSVSSDVDDGTNDIRVDSSEKSVKGGRDESFRAEVDDSEEDETNFLPTGRPANQNKPASNEPLTGAAITDSGAAGSGDDETNDILPDRLASNVPDDASKTSVSSVNELDGAEEEDTVDNEIETIVPSESFNQPDHNRFLHGQTNLNPAVLDTSCGPFTSLPVIPNAAVAKYGRTRWPSPPFNLLAEVIFECQEDNGHAYQLDPALPDRLFCSNHQWIGQHPRCVAINRQQQPHFAVTDGASGNDEEKELVITSSISSNGGNVSSTAGQQINERSCSNEDRGGCEHVCSQSAEPDSIRCLCYRGFRLNEDGKSCVDIDECETGNGGCDDKCSNLPGSYSCSCPVGFRLASNGKKCIDVNECSLRNGHGPCQGACHNTHGSYHCSCDDMPGTQLAADGHACEDIDECRTDNGGCSHSCLNTLGTAYCACPEGYMLTDDWKTCDDIDECDYNNGGCSHTCVNVPSSYKCTCPEGYALGEDWTTCQDIDECSELNGAACGIVGTCFNVIGSYRCLCPSGYKENDMGCDDIDECLMDPCGSGKCINEIGSYTCMCHEGFRFDNQTCQDIDECKENVPCLDGVCENTVGSFICSCKAGYYLENNTCFDVDECANSPCIDGTCVNQPGSYLCLCEPGFTLERNVCIDFDECLVSPCINATCINQIGSYRCECPDGYVSRNNTCFDVDECQSSPCVNGQCVNTDGSYWCRCLDGFKALGNICLDIDECETAPCVNGECINTQGSYQCECHPGFYLEDDSCFDVDECQANPCANGTCVNLLGSYQCNCPPGHILVDSRVCLDVNECATNNGQCDQKCINTPGSYYCSCDKGFYVDPEDKRQCLDVDECESNNGGCSQVCLNRPGNYSCECRTGYILAIDKSSCLEVVSAVTHYCPAIEPPPGGYLHCSSRPGADGNYKAGTTCTLRCRKGYAYRRHKPQLTWQANQVLNKPALLLEEKNNMLSGRQSNVGLAMLQGWKATQVRSGTTKEDWQSANRTHPEEALKKLKRKNHGRKSENDKRQVVVNAPVQAGLQRRGRQRSDQGERVKRQLHGRREFPDQPFRRCGDDGKWKGKIGFCQALTCPPLIKPANGSVSPLSCATGDAAPNQHCYFTCDPGFRVTGNPVRACLPSLKWNPLRPPPACEKASGKGNKQAKKPRLNATDVTVPNKTKTASAATYETPTELDWSQTPKHNRPNPTTTQRPKESPNQPKFEFEIDYKQPTALFGVPRVELSPSKVVDRNYFQLASVHPWPRIECPKDMTIDLPPGKRSTEVLIPQPATNVDYVSHVEAEPSWAKKLRAELGPIRMVISFRARNPATEYTAICSFVLEVRDREAPTVKDCPHDVHVRLSSLEPYANAPWTEPTFSDNIAVTHVIKSKEPNSLFALGEHVVSYTASDAAGNTARCQFTVHVSPALVPAELNRSESCARLESPPNGDLNCLSWTWGQMCRPSCSAGHVFFRPLPSAVYLCGRDRRWKPGTSVPDCAPTSIIPEGGCSVGWEERRTGGMQCVGCAPGLHRPLNSTVCIPCPMGTYQDNFSAGSCKSCPKKLTTCAMAARQCTDCKPPEECSASSQRNYSGAGGDVIASTPTLSKLPTNQRRRQQLHQRQMRLRQQRQRQNNSSTPATTTNVRRV; encoded by the exons ATGATGGCCGGACGCAGCGGCATGGCCCGCTCCATCCTCATTGTCTACCTGTTTCTGCTGTCCACCG GACATCCGGTGGAATCGAAAGCTGATAACTCTGCGAAGGAGCACTCTAGAGTTCGCCAACTAAGCGGAAATCAATATCAGAGCCAATACGGTATCGTTCAGCCAGAAAATGCAGCCAATCATCGAACCAATTCGACAGTTAGCCGCCATCTATTTGc GTGGAGCGAAATGGCCGTTCAATCATCGGATAAGTTGCCGCCCGCCACTTTGGCATCGTCCAGCCTCTCGGAGACGGCCAGGTCGTCCTCCGTAATTCATCGTCGGAAGAAAGCCAATGTTGCGCAACGTAAGCCACTTGAATTGAGACAAAAGAAGGCGCGTCAAATGAAGAGGAATAGCAAGAAAGTAGGCAGATCTAACTTGAAATCGGTAAGTTCGTTGAAGAAGAGTTTGgataacgaagaagaggaagaggaagaagaggaaggcgatgaagaagaagaagaaggagacgATGAAGAAggcgaagaagaggaagaggaagaaggtgGCGAAGAGGAGGGCGAAGAGTCGGACGTTGAAGAAGACAATGAAGATGCCGACGCGGAAGAAGACGATGAAACTAATCCGCGAATCggaaaaccaacaacaacaacaacaacaacgccaTTGATCCCCACTGCGTCAGCTGAAGTTGGACAGGATTTTATCGACCGTTCGTCCGAATCCAACGGTGCCGATAACCGCCAACAAGCGGAAGGAAATGCAGCGACATCTTCCGTTCTTCGTGAGCCCGGAACAAACGACGAAGACGCGACGACTGAACGGCCGCCGGCCCATCGGGTGGATGGAGTCGAAAACGAAGTGGTGGTAGACGAGACGGATGACGTCAAAGTCGACCTAATATCCGGATCTTTAGGCGGTGACGTCAGTCCGTCGCATGCTAATCGAACGGATGTTGGCAACGCTGAGAAATCAGAAGATGAAAGAGCCAAAGGCGATCAATCTGGAAACATTGAACTGTCACCAGCCGCGCCATCTCGTGGATTCGATAATGAAATCGATTCGAGCGAAGACGACGGCCGGAAGGATGCGGATGTCAGTCTTTCGAACGTCATCAGCGAAGAGAAATTACAAACCGTGCAGCCATCAAAAATTGAATCGGCATTATCACAGGAGGACGAACACGAAGAAGCCAATGAAATCCGAGCTCAAGTCCAGCCCGCAATCAAATCATCGTCCGTCTCGTCAGACGTTGATGACGGAACGAATGACATTCGAGTTGATTCATCTGAAAAATCGGTCAAAGGAGGCCGAGATGAATCCTTCCGGGCGGAAGTAGACGATAGCGAAGAGGATGAAACCAACTTTCTACCGACGGGCCGTCCCGCCAATCAAAACAAGCCGGCGTCTAACGAACCGTTGACCGGCGCAGCGATAACAGACAGCGGGGCAGCCGGTTCGGGCGATGACGAAACGAACGACATCTTGCCAGATCGGTTGGCGTCCAACGTGCCAGATGATGCGAGCAAAACATCTGTTTCATCGGTGAACGAGCTGGACGGAGCGGAGGAGGAGGACACGGTGGATAACGAAATCGAGACGATTGTCCCTTCCGAATCATTCAATCAGCCGGACCATAATAGGTTCCTTCACGGCCAGACCAATTTAAATCCAGCCGTATTAGATACGTCGTGTGGACCGTTCACTTCGTTGCCCGTCATTCCAAACGCGGCCGTCGCCAAATACGGCAG GACCCGATGGCCTTCGCCGCCCTTCAATCTGCTGGCCGAGGTGATATTCGAATGCCAAGAAGACAATGGGCATGCCTACCAGCTGGACCCGGCGCTACCCGATCGCCTTTTCTGTTCCAATCACCAGTGGATCGGACAACACCCGAGATGTGTCGCCATCAATCGCCAACAGCAGCCGCACTTTGCTGTGACAG ACGGAGCCAGCGGTAATGATGAAGAGAAGGAGCTAGTGATTACGTCATCGATATCGTCAAATGGAGGCAACGTCAGCTCGACCGCTGGCCAACAAATTAATGAACGAAGTTGTTCCAATGAAGACCGTGGAGGATGCGAGCACGTCTGTTCCCAGTCGGCTGAACCCGACTCTATTCGTTGCTTATGCTACAGAGGCTTCCGGCTCAATGAGGACGGAAAAAGCTGCGTCG ATATCGATGAATGTGAAACGGGCAACGGTGGATGTGACGACAAATGCTCTAATTTGCCGGGCAGCTATAGCTGTTCTTGCCCTGTCGGTTTCCGACTAGCATCCAACGGCAAGAAATGCATCG ATGTCAATGAATGCTCGTTACGCAACGGGCACGGTCCGTGCCAGGGAGCTTGTCACAACACGCACGGCTCTTACCACTGCAGCTGCGATGATATGCCTGGAACGCAGTTGGCTGCTGACGGACATGCGTGCGAGGATATCGACGAATGCCGGACGGACAATGGCGGTTGCTCTCACTCTTGTCTCAACACGCTGGGCACTGCTTATTGCGCTTGTCCCGAAGGCTACATGCTGACAGATGATTGGAAAACGTGTGACG ATATCGACGAATGTGATTACA ATAATGGCGGATGCTCGCACACCTGCGTCAACGTGCCCAGCAGCTACAAATGCACCTGCCCCGAAGGCTACGCCTTAGGTGAAGACTGGACAACGTGTCAAGACATTGACGAATGCTCTGAATTAAATGGGGCAGCGTGTGGCATCGTTGGTACTTGTTTCAACGTAATAGGTTCTTATCGATGCCTCTGCCCGTCCGGATACAAGGAAAACGACATGGGCTGTGACG ATATCGATGAATGTTTGATGGATCCTTGCGGATCGGGCAAGTGCATCAATGAAATTGGATCATATACGTGCATGTGTCACGAAGGTTTCCGATTTGATAACCAGACCTGCCAAGATATCGATGAATGTAAAGAGAATGTTCCGTGTCTCGATGGAGTATGCGAAAACACGGTGGGATCCTTCATTTGCTCTTGCAAGGCCGGTTATTACCTGGAAAACAATACTTGCTTTG ATGTGGACGAATGCGCCAATTCACCGTGTATCGATGGCACCTGCGTCAATCAACCTGGCTCTTATTTATGTCTGTGCGAGCCAGGATTTACATTGGAGAGGAACGTTTGTATAG ATTTTGATGAGTGTCTCGTATCGCCCTGCATAAACGCCACCTGCATCAATCAGATCGGCAGTTACCGGTGCGAATGCCCTGATGGCTACGTCTCTCGCAATAATACTTGTTTCG ACGTGGACGAGTGCCAATCCAGTCCATGTGTGAATGGCCAATGCGTCAACACGGACGGGAGCTACTGGTGCCGCTGTCTGGATGGTTTTAAAGCGCTAGGAAATATTTGTTTAG ATATCGACGAATGCGAAACAGCACCGTGTGTCAATGGTGAATGTATCAACACACAGGGATCGTATCAGTGCGAATGTCATCCCGGATTTTATCTTGAAGATGATTCTTGCTttg ATGTCGACGAGTGTCAAGCCAATCCATGCGCCAATGGCACTTGCGTTAACCTGCTGGGTTCGTACCAGTGCAATTGTCCACCTGGACACATTTTGGTGGATTCCCGCGTTTGTCTAG ATGTCAACGAGTGCGCCACAAATAACGGGCAATGCGACCAGAAATGTATTAACACCCCCGGCTCTTATTATTGCTCGTGCGACAAGGGCTTCTATGTAGATCCTGA GGATAAACGACAGTGCCTGGACGTTGACGAATGCGAAAGCAACAACGGCGGATGCAGCCAAGTGTGCCTGAACCGGCCGGGCAATTACAGCTGCGAGTGCCGTACCGGCTACATTCTGGCCATCGACAAATCCAGCTGTTTGGAAGTTGTGTCGGCTGTCACTCACTACTGCCCAGCCATCGAGCCACCACCAGGCGGCTACCTGCATTGTTCCAGCCGGCCGGGCGCCGATGGCAACTACAAAGCCGGAACCACTTGCACCCTCCGCTGTCGCAAAGGCTACGCTTATCGTCGGCACAAGCCGCAATTGACATGGCAGGCAAACCAGGTGCTCAACAAACCTGCCCTACTCCTCgaggaaaagaacaacatGCTGTCCGGTCGGCAATCGAACGTCGGATTGGCTATGCTCCAAGGCTGGAAAGCTACCCAGGTCCGTTCTGGAACCACTAAAGAAGACTGGCAATCGGCCAATCGCACTCATCCGGAAGAAGCcctgaaaaaattgaaaa GAAAGAACCACGGCAGGAAATCAGAGAACGATAAAAGACAGGTAGTTGTTAATGCCCCAGTTCAGGCCGGCCTTCAAAGGAGAGGTCGACAACGATCAGATCAAGGTGAGAGAGTTAAACGCCAACTGCACGGACGTCGTGAATTCCCTGATCAGCCGTTCCGGCGCTGTGGAGACGATGGCAAATGGAAGGGCAAGATAGGATTCTGTCAAG CTCTGACATGCCCGCCACTAATCAAACCGGCCAACGGAAGCGTCAGTCCGCTTTCGTGCGCCACTGGCGACGCCGCACCAAATCAGCACTGCTACTTCACATGCGATCCAGGCTTCCGCGTAACGGGTAATCCCGTCCGCGCTTGCTTGCCCAGTCTTAAGTGGAATCCACTAAGACCTCCGCCGGCCTGCGAAAAAG CTTCTGGCAAGGGTAACAAACAAGCCAAAAAACCGAGGCTCAATGCGACCGACGTGACAGTGCCCAACAAGACGAAGACGGCAAGTGCTGCCACCTATGAGACGCCGACTGAACTTGACTGGTCCCAAACACCAAAACACAACCGACCCAATCCTACAACTACCCAACGCCCAAAAGAATCGCCTAATCAACCGAAATTCGAATTCGAAATTGATTACAAACAGCCAACTGCGCTCTTTGGCGTACCACGTGTTGAACTTTCCCCGTCCAAAGTTGTCGATCGCAACTATTTTCAATTAGCTTCAG TCCATCCGTGGCCGCGTATCGAGTGCCCCAAGGATATGACCATTGATCTTCCACCGGGCAAGAGGAGCACCGAGGTCTTAATCCCACAACCGGCCACCAACGTCGATTACGTCAGCCATGTCGAAGCTGAGCCCAGTTGGGCAAAGAAGTTGCGCGCAGAATTGGGACCCATTCGCATGGTCATATCGTTCAGAGCCAGAAATCCAGCGACGGAGTACACGGCTATCTGCTCGTTTGTCCTTGAAGTTCGAG ACCGGGAAGCGCCAACGGTCAAGGACTGCCCTCACGACGTCCACGTCCGTCTCAGTTCACTCGAACCGTACGCCAACGCACCGTGGACGGAGCCCACTTTCAGCGACAACATCGCCGTGACGCACGTCATCAAATCCAAA GAACCCAATTCTCTGTTTGCTTTGGGTGAACACGTTGTTTCATATACTGCGTCGGACGCGGCCGGCAATACCGCTCGTTGTCAATTCACCGTTCATGTTTCAC CGGCATTAGTTCCAGCCGAGCTCAACCGGAGCGAATCCTGTGCCCGACTGGAATCGCCACCCAACGGCGATCTCAATTGTTTGTCGTGGACTTGGGGTCAAATGTGCCGGCCGTCTTGTTCGGCCGGACACGTATTCTTCCGGCCACTACCGTCGGCTGTCTACCTGTGTGGTCGCGATCGCAGATGGAAACCGGGTACATCTGTCCCCGACTGTGCTC CAACGTCCATCATACCGGAAGGCGGCTGCTCGGTTGGCTGGGAAGAGAGAAGAACTGGAGGCATGCAGTGCG TGGGCTGCGCTCCAGGTCTACATCGGCCGCTCAACTCGACGGTGTGCATTCCGTGCCCTATGGGCACGTACCAAGACAACTTTTCAGC GGGCAGCTGCAAATCGTGTCCGAAGAAATTAACCACTTGCGCGATGGCGGCGAGACAGTGCACCGACTGCAAGCCGCCCGAAGAGTGTTCGGCGTCTTCACAAAGGAATTACAGTGGCGCTGGTGGGGACGTAATCGCCTCCACCCCGACGTTGTCGAAATTACCGACAAATCAACGACGGCGGCAACAGCTCCATCAACGGCAAATGCGTTTACGTCAGCAACGCCAACGCCAAAATAACAGTTCCACACCAGCCACAACAACGAACGTTCGTCGagtttga